A genomic region of Eucalyptus grandis isolate ANBG69807.140 chromosome 5, ASM1654582v1, whole genome shotgun sequence contains the following coding sequences:
- the LOC104432125 gene encoding FCS-Like Zinc finger 3-like, with protein MAASPRAAMLCYAGCKDHRCEPHFLQSCFLCNKPLGFNSNIFMYRGDTAFCSKECRQEQIELDEAKEKSWKRSQASSSSSSSNASSSRASRKSESSKGGKAVRTGTVAVA; from the exons ATGGCCGCTTCGCCGAGGGCAGCGATGCTGTGCTATGCCGGGTGCAAGGACCACCGCTGTGAGCCCCACTTCCTCCAGTCCTGCTTCCTCTGCAACAAGCCTCTCGGCTTCAACTCCAATATCTTCATGTACAG GGGCGACACGGCGTTCTGCAGCAAAGAGTGCAGGCAAGAACAGATAGAGCTCGACGAGGCGAAGGAGAAGAGCTGGAAGAGGTCGCAGGcctcgtcttcctcctcctcctctaacGCCTCCTCCTCGAGGGCGTCGAGAAAATCGGAGTCGTCCAAGGGCGGCAAGGCCGTACGGACCGGCACGGTGGCAGTCGCTTGA